From Phyllopteryx taeniolatus isolate TA_2022b chromosome 18, UOR_Ptae_1.2, whole genome shotgun sequence, the proteins below share one genomic window:
- the LOC133468444 gene encoding heterogeneous nuclear ribonucleoprotein Q-like isoform X1: MPISRDMATDHVNGNGTEEPMDTTAAVSRSKHFQALLEADLPQKVAEKLDELYIAGLVAHSDLDERAIEALKEFNEEGALQVLLQFKESDLSHVQNKSAYLCGVMKTYRQREKQGAKVADATKGPDEAKIKELLDRTKYTLDVTTGQRKYGGPPPESVYMGIQPTVGTEIFVGKIPRDLFEDELVPLFEKAGPIWDLRLMMDPLSGLNRGYAFVTFCTKEAAQEAVKLCNNREIRPGKHIGVCISVANNRLFVGSIPKNKTKEQIEEEFSKVTEGLSDVILYHQPDDKKKNRGFCFLEYEDHKTAAQARRRLMSGKVKVWNNVVTVEWADPIEDPDPEVMAKVKVLFVRNLANSVTEEILETSFSQFGKVDRVKKLKDYAFVHFEERDGAVKALAEMNGKELEGEPVEIVFAKPPDQKRKERKVQRQAAKTQMYDDYYYYSPPQHIPAPSRGRGRGGSRGAGYSYTPDYYGYEDYYDYYGYDYNYRGGGYDDPYYGYDDFQTPAWGRGGRAARGGASPGRGRGGTGPSRGRAGFSQRGGGGPGPGAVRGGRGARGSVQPRGRGGVRGARGVRGANVGGAKRKADGYNQPDSKRRQTNNHNWGSQPIAQQPLQGGDHANYSGYKSDSQEFYQDSFGQQWK, encoded by the exons ATTTCCAGGGACATGGCCACCGATCACGTCAACGGGAACGGGACAGAGGAACCGATGGACACGACGGCAGCTGTCTCGCGCTCGAAACACTTCCAGGCCTTACTGGAAGCTGACTTACCTCAAAAAGTGGCCGAGAAGCTCGACGAGCTCTACATTGCAG GTCTGGTAGCACACAGTGACCTGGACGAAAGAGCCATCGAGGCTCTGAAGGAGTTCAACGAGGAGGGAGCCCTCCAGGTTCTGCTGCAGTTCAAAGAGAGCGACCTGTCCCACGTTCAG AACAAAAGTGCCTATCTGTGCGGTGTAATGAAGACGTACAGGCAGCGCGAGAAACAAGGGGCCAAGGTGGCCGACGCCACCAAAGGACCGGACGAGGCCAAAATCAAAGAACTCTTGGACAGAACCAAGTATACCCTCGATGTAACGACGGGCCAGCGGAAGTATGGTGGACCCCCGCCTGAGTCGGTATACATGGGGATTCAACCCACCGTGGGAACAGAG ATCTTTGTAGGCAAGATTCCCCGGGACCTGTTTGAAGATGAGCTGGTTCCTCTCTTTGAAAAGGCAGGGCCTATCTGGGACCTTCGTCTCATGATGGACCCTCTGAGCGGCCTGAACCGAGGCTACGCCTTCGTCACCTTCTGCACCAAGGAGGCAGCGCAGGAGGCCGTCAAGCTG TGCAACAATCGTGAGATCCGTCCCGGCAAGCACATCGGCGTGTGCATCTCTGTGGCCAACAACCGTCTGTTTGTGGGCTccatccccaaaaacaaaaccaaagagCAGATCGAAGAGGAGTTCTCCAAAGTCACAG AGGGCCTCAGCGACGTCATCCTGTACCATCAGCCCGACGACAAGAAGAAGAACCGAGGTTTCTGCTTCTTGGAGTACGAAGACCATAAAACTGCAGCTCAGGCGCGCCGCCGCCTGATGAGCGGCAAGGTGAAGGTTTGGAACAACGTGGTGACGGTGGAGTGGGCAGACCCCATCGAGGACCCGGACCCCGAAGTCATGGCTAAG GTGAAAGTGTTGTTCGTGCGCAATCTGGCCAACAGCGTCACCGAGGAGATCCTGGAGACGAGCTTCAGCCAGTTTGGAAAAGTGGACAGAGTGAAGAAGCTCAAAGACTACGCTTTTGTCCACTTCGAAGAGCGCGACGGCGCCGTCAAG GCGCTGGCTGAGATGAACGGCAAGGAGCTGGAAGGCGAGCCTGTCGAAATCGTCTTCGCTAAGCCGCCCGATCAGAAAAGGAAGGAACGCAAAGTTCAGCGACAAGCAGCCAAGACGCAAAT GTATGACGACTATTACTATTACTCTCCCCCACAACACATCCCGGCTCCCAGTAGGGGGAGGGGTCGAGGTGGGAGCCGCGGCGCCGGCTACTCGTACACCCCCGACTACTACGGCTACGAGgactactacgactactacgGCTACGACTACAACTACCGCGGCGGCGGCTACGACGACCCCTACTATGGCTACGATGACTTCCAGACCCCCGCCTGGGGCCGCGGCGGCAGGGCCGCCAGGGGCGGCGCCTCCCCGGGCCGAGGGCGCGGCGGAACCGGGCCGTCCCGAGGCCGAGCCGGCTTCTCTCAGCGTGGGGGCGGCGGGCCGGGACCCGGAGCGGTCCGCGGAGGGCGCGGCGCCAGAGGCTCGGTGCAGCCGCGAGGGCGAGGAGGGGTACGTGGTGCGCGGGGCGTCCGCGGTGCAAATGTAGGAGGAGCGAAGCGCAAAGCCGACGGGTACAACCAACCCGATTCCAAGCGGCGCCAGACCAATAATCACAACTGGGGCTCCCAGCCCATCGCTCAGCAACCGCTCCAAGGCGGCGACCACGCTAACTATTCCGGCTACAAATCTGACAGCCAGGAATTTTATCAGGATTCTTTCGGGCAGCAGTGGAAGTAg
- the LOC133468444 gene encoding heterogeneous nuclear ribonucleoprotein Q-like isoform X3 has product MPISRDMATDHVNGNGTEEPMDTTAAVSRSKHFQALLEADLPQKVAEKLDELYIAGLVAHSDLDERAIEALKEFNEEGALQVLLQFKESDLSHVQNKSAYLCGVMKTYRQREKQGAKVADATKGPDEAKIKELLDRTKYTLDVTTGQRKYGGPPPESVYMGIQPTVGTEIFVGKIPRDLFEDELVPLFEKAGPIWDLRLMMDPLSGLNRGYAFVTFCTKEAAQEAVKLCNNREIRPGKHIGVCISVANNRLFVGSIPKNKTKEQIEEEFSKVTEGLSDVILYHQPDDKKKNRGFCFLEYEDHKTAAQARRRLMSGKVKVWNNVVTVEWADPIEDPDPEVMAKVKVLFVRNLANSVTEEILETSFSQFGKVDRVKKLKDYAFVHFEERDGAVKALAEMNGKELEGEPVEIVFAKPPDQKRKERKVQRQAAKTQMYDDYYYYSPPQHIPAPSRGRGRGGSRGAGYSYTPDYYGYEDYYDYYGYDYNYRGGGYDDPYYGYDDFQTPAWGRGGRAARGGASPGRGRGGTGPSRGRAGFSQRGGGGPGPGAVRGGRGARGSVQPRGRGGQGEGARAGPDVSP; this is encoded by the exons ATTTCCAGGGACATGGCCACCGATCACGTCAACGGGAACGGGACAGAGGAACCGATGGACACGACGGCAGCTGTCTCGCGCTCGAAACACTTCCAGGCCTTACTGGAAGCTGACTTACCTCAAAAAGTGGCCGAGAAGCTCGACGAGCTCTACATTGCAG GTCTGGTAGCACACAGTGACCTGGACGAAAGAGCCATCGAGGCTCTGAAGGAGTTCAACGAGGAGGGAGCCCTCCAGGTTCTGCTGCAGTTCAAAGAGAGCGACCTGTCCCACGTTCAG AACAAAAGTGCCTATCTGTGCGGTGTAATGAAGACGTACAGGCAGCGCGAGAAACAAGGGGCCAAGGTGGCCGACGCCACCAAAGGACCGGACGAGGCCAAAATCAAAGAACTCTTGGACAGAACCAAGTATACCCTCGATGTAACGACGGGCCAGCGGAAGTATGGTGGACCCCCGCCTGAGTCGGTATACATGGGGATTCAACCCACCGTGGGAACAGAG ATCTTTGTAGGCAAGATTCCCCGGGACCTGTTTGAAGATGAGCTGGTTCCTCTCTTTGAAAAGGCAGGGCCTATCTGGGACCTTCGTCTCATGATGGACCCTCTGAGCGGCCTGAACCGAGGCTACGCCTTCGTCACCTTCTGCACCAAGGAGGCAGCGCAGGAGGCCGTCAAGCTG TGCAACAATCGTGAGATCCGTCCCGGCAAGCACATCGGCGTGTGCATCTCTGTGGCCAACAACCGTCTGTTTGTGGGCTccatccccaaaaacaaaaccaaagagCAGATCGAAGAGGAGTTCTCCAAAGTCACAG AGGGCCTCAGCGACGTCATCCTGTACCATCAGCCCGACGACAAGAAGAAGAACCGAGGTTTCTGCTTCTTGGAGTACGAAGACCATAAAACTGCAGCTCAGGCGCGCCGCCGCCTGATGAGCGGCAAGGTGAAGGTTTGGAACAACGTGGTGACGGTGGAGTGGGCAGACCCCATCGAGGACCCGGACCCCGAAGTCATGGCTAAG GTGAAAGTGTTGTTCGTGCGCAATCTGGCCAACAGCGTCACCGAGGAGATCCTGGAGACGAGCTTCAGCCAGTTTGGAAAAGTGGACAGAGTGAAGAAGCTCAAAGACTACGCTTTTGTCCACTTCGAAGAGCGCGACGGCGCCGTCAAG GCGCTGGCTGAGATGAACGGCAAGGAGCTGGAAGGCGAGCCTGTCGAAATCGTCTTCGCTAAGCCGCCCGATCAGAAAAGGAAGGAACGCAAAGTTCAGCGACAAGCAGCCAAGACGCAAAT GTATGACGACTATTACTATTACTCTCCCCCACAACACATCCCGGCTCCCAGTAGGGGGAGGGGTCGAGGTGGGAGCCGCGGCGCCGGCTACTCGTACACCCCCGACTACTACGGCTACGAGgactactacgactactacgGCTACGACTACAACTACCGCGGCGGCGGCTACGACGACCCCTACTATGGCTACGATGACTTCCAGACCCCCGCCTGGGGCCGCGGCGGCAGGGCCGCCAGGGGCGGCGCCTCCCCGGGCCGAGGGCGCGGCGGAACCGGGCCGTCCCGAGGCCGAGCCGGCTTCTCTCAGCGTGGGGGCGGCGGGCCGGGACCCGGAGCGGTCCGCGGAGGGCGCGGCGCCAGAGGCTCGGTGCAGCCGCGAGGGCGAGGAGGG CAGGGGGAAGGCGCCCGGGCCGGTCCCGATGTGTCGCCGTGA
- the LOC133468444 gene encoding heterogeneous nuclear ribonucleoprotein Q-like isoform X2 produces the protein MATDHVNGNGTEEPMDTTAAVSRSKHFQALLEADLPQKVAEKLDELYIAGLVAHSDLDERAIEALKEFNEEGALQVLLQFKESDLSHVQNKSAYLCGVMKTYRQREKQGAKVADATKGPDEAKIKELLDRTKYTLDVTTGQRKYGGPPPESVYMGIQPTVGTEIFVGKIPRDLFEDELVPLFEKAGPIWDLRLMMDPLSGLNRGYAFVTFCTKEAAQEAVKLCNNREIRPGKHIGVCISVANNRLFVGSIPKNKTKEQIEEEFSKVTEGLSDVILYHQPDDKKKNRGFCFLEYEDHKTAAQARRRLMSGKVKVWNNVVTVEWADPIEDPDPEVMAKVKVLFVRNLANSVTEEILETSFSQFGKVDRVKKLKDYAFVHFEERDGAVKALAEMNGKELEGEPVEIVFAKPPDQKRKERKVQRQAAKTQMYDDYYYYSPPQHIPAPSRGRGRGGSRGAGYSYTPDYYGYEDYYDYYGYDYNYRGGGYDDPYYGYDDFQTPAWGRGGRAARGGASPGRGRGGTGPSRGRAGFSQRGGGGPGPGAVRGGRGARGSVQPRGRGGVRGARGVRGANVGGAKRKADGYNQPDSKRRQTNNHNWGSQPIAQQPLQGGDHANYSGYKSDSQEFYQDSFGQQWK, from the exons ATGGCCACCGATCACGTCAACGGGAACGGGACAGAGGAACCGATGGACACGACGGCAGCTGTCTCGCGCTCGAAACACTTCCAGGCCTTACTGGAAGCTGACTTACCTCAAAAAGTGGCCGAGAAGCTCGACGAGCTCTACATTGCAG GTCTGGTAGCACACAGTGACCTGGACGAAAGAGCCATCGAGGCTCTGAAGGAGTTCAACGAGGAGGGAGCCCTCCAGGTTCTGCTGCAGTTCAAAGAGAGCGACCTGTCCCACGTTCAG AACAAAAGTGCCTATCTGTGCGGTGTAATGAAGACGTACAGGCAGCGCGAGAAACAAGGGGCCAAGGTGGCCGACGCCACCAAAGGACCGGACGAGGCCAAAATCAAAGAACTCTTGGACAGAACCAAGTATACCCTCGATGTAACGACGGGCCAGCGGAAGTATGGTGGACCCCCGCCTGAGTCGGTATACATGGGGATTCAACCCACCGTGGGAACAGAG ATCTTTGTAGGCAAGATTCCCCGGGACCTGTTTGAAGATGAGCTGGTTCCTCTCTTTGAAAAGGCAGGGCCTATCTGGGACCTTCGTCTCATGATGGACCCTCTGAGCGGCCTGAACCGAGGCTACGCCTTCGTCACCTTCTGCACCAAGGAGGCAGCGCAGGAGGCCGTCAAGCTG TGCAACAATCGTGAGATCCGTCCCGGCAAGCACATCGGCGTGTGCATCTCTGTGGCCAACAACCGTCTGTTTGTGGGCTccatccccaaaaacaaaaccaaagagCAGATCGAAGAGGAGTTCTCCAAAGTCACAG AGGGCCTCAGCGACGTCATCCTGTACCATCAGCCCGACGACAAGAAGAAGAACCGAGGTTTCTGCTTCTTGGAGTACGAAGACCATAAAACTGCAGCTCAGGCGCGCCGCCGCCTGATGAGCGGCAAGGTGAAGGTTTGGAACAACGTGGTGACGGTGGAGTGGGCAGACCCCATCGAGGACCCGGACCCCGAAGTCATGGCTAAG GTGAAAGTGTTGTTCGTGCGCAATCTGGCCAACAGCGTCACCGAGGAGATCCTGGAGACGAGCTTCAGCCAGTTTGGAAAAGTGGACAGAGTGAAGAAGCTCAAAGACTACGCTTTTGTCCACTTCGAAGAGCGCGACGGCGCCGTCAAG GCGCTGGCTGAGATGAACGGCAAGGAGCTGGAAGGCGAGCCTGTCGAAATCGTCTTCGCTAAGCCGCCCGATCAGAAAAGGAAGGAACGCAAAGTTCAGCGACAAGCAGCCAAGACGCAAAT GTATGACGACTATTACTATTACTCTCCCCCACAACACATCCCGGCTCCCAGTAGGGGGAGGGGTCGAGGTGGGAGCCGCGGCGCCGGCTACTCGTACACCCCCGACTACTACGGCTACGAGgactactacgactactacgGCTACGACTACAACTACCGCGGCGGCGGCTACGACGACCCCTACTATGGCTACGATGACTTCCAGACCCCCGCCTGGGGCCGCGGCGGCAGGGCCGCCAGGGGCGGCGCCTCCCCGGGCCGAGGGCGCGGCGGAACCGGGCCGTCCCGAGGCCGAGCCGGCTTCTCTCAGCGTGGGGGCGGCGGGCCGGGACCCGGAGCGGTCCGCGGAGGGCGCGGCGCCAGAGGCTCGGTGCAGCCGCGAGGGCGAGGAGGGGTACGTGGTGCGCGGGGCGTCCGCGGTGCAAATGTAGGAGGAGCGAAGCGCAAAGCCGACGGGTACAACCAACCCGATTCCAAGCGGCGCCAGACCAATAATCACAACTGGGGCTCCCAGCCCATCGCTCAGCAACCGCTCCAAGGCGGCGACCACGCTAACTATTCCGGCTACAAATCTGACAGCCAGGAATTTTATCAGGATTCTTTCGGGCAGCAGTGGAAGTAg